One genomic segment of Jaculus jaculus isolate mJacJac1 chromosome 2, mJacJac1.mat.Y.cur, whole genome shotgun sequence includes these proteins:
- the LOC123458586 gene encoding 60S ribosomal protein L4-like, giving the protein MGKGIAGWEQFSHVQRSHRIEEVPELPLVVEDKVEGYKKTKEAVLLLKKLKAWNDIKKVYASQRMRAGKGKMRNRHRIQCRGPCIIYNEDNGIIKAFRNIPGITLLNVSKLNILKLAPGGHVGRFCIWTEGAFRKLDELYGTWRKAASLKSDYSLPVPKMMSTDLGRILKSPEIQRALRAPCKKIHRGVLKKSPLKNLCIMLKLNPYAKTKRRNTFLCQARNHKIQVQKAMASAPKSGEKGAAVRTSAGQKPAQGKKGNLPTEAKKPKKPKKPAGKKAAATKVPAEKKAAEEKPAA; this is encoded by the exons ATGGGGAAGGGCATTGCGGGTTGGGAACAGTTCAG TCATGTCCAAAGGTCACACCGTATTGAGGAAGTTCCTGAACTTCCTTTGGTGGTGGAGGATAAAGTTGAAGGCTATAAGAAGACCAAGGAGGCTGTGTTGCTACTTAAGAAACTTAAAGCCTGGAATGACATCAAGAAGGTCTATGCCTCTCAGCGAATGAGGGCTGGCAAGGGTAAAATGAGAAACCGCCATCGCATCCAGTGCAGGGGACCCTGCATCATCTATAATGAAGATAATGGGATCATTAAGGCCTTCAGGAACATCCCTGGAATCACTCTGCTTAATGTAAGCAAATTGAACATTTTGAAGCTTGCTCCTGGTGGGCACGTGGGGCGCTTCTGCATTTGGACTGAAGGTGCTTTCAGGAAGCTCGATGAGTTGTATGGCACTTGGCGCAAAGCTGCTTCCCTCAAGAGTGACTATAGCCTGCCAGTGCCCAAGATGATGAGCACAGACCTTGGCAGAATCTTGAAAAGCCCAGAGATCCAAAGAGCTCTCCGAGCCCCATGCAAGAAGATCCACCGCGGAGTCCTGAAGAAGAGCCCTCTAAAGAACCTATGCATCATGTTGAAGCTGAACCCCTATGCCAAGACCAAGCG ccggaacaCCTTTCTTTGCCAGGCCAGGAACCACAAAATCCAGGTGCAGAAAGCCATGGCGTCGGCGCCCAAGTCAGGTGAGAAGGGAGCAGCAGTGAGGACGAGTGCGGGCCAGAAGCCTGCGCAGGGGAAGAAAGGAAACCTGCCCACAGAAGCCAAGAAGCCGAAGAAGCCGAAGAAGCCAGCTGGAAAAAAGGCTGCAGCTACCAAGGTCCCAGCAGAGAAGAAAGCTGCAGAAGAGAAGCCTGCTGCATAA